AGGAGCCAAAGTAAttctacaaatatatatttttttccaaaggaaaggagaaatgagaCCTGACCATGTGCTTTAGTGCAACTTATGTCATTCTGAAGACCCCTACCTCTTCCACTCTTCCTTCTAATCTCCAGTGGGGCAGTCAGGAAGACTTTCAGTTTCTTACAAGCCCTGTCAACTCCTTCCCAGGGCCAAGGAACCAGTCAGAACACCAGAGTCCTTCTGGATTACTCTCCAGGTTCTTAAATAGAAGCTATATAGCAGCCCAGAGTTGAGGGTAAAGGAAGGTATGGGTGCAAAGATCTTGTGCTTTTGAGTCAGGAGGTTTGAAGGAGAAGGATGAGTGAGATATTTCTACGATCAGTTCTGGTCCAGCCACTGTGCCTTCGTGGGGGCCTTGCCAAGTATGGACGTCTGCCATATTTCTGCCCTCCTTGCACTGCACCATACAGCCCCAGCGGAATGTGCAATCACCCTGGACGACAGGGGTGATTCGAGCTGCGTCATATCCTCAGCCACAGCCCATGATTTCACAACTGTCTGTGCCTTGCTGCAGACACGGCCCGCAGTGCCTAGGGAATCTGCAGCCTTGTCTAAGACACAGTACCTCTGGGGAGTTGTCAAAGT
The sequence above is a segment of the Ursus arctos isolate Adak ecotype North America unplaced genomic scaffold, UrsArc2.0 scaffold_3, whole genome shotgun sequence genome. Coding sequences within it:
- the LOC113259175 gene encoding protein Wnt-2b-like; translation: MGDYLQRCSDGAVQVIATQNGASITAATNTMAVPPGLTLSTLTTPQRYCVLDKAADSLGTAGRVCSKAQTVVKSWAVAEDMTQLESPLSSRVIAHSAGAVWCSARRAEIWQTSILGKAPTKAQWLDQN